One genomic window of Struthio camelus isolate bStrCam1 chromosome 1, bStrCam1.hap1, whole genome shotgun sequence includes the following:
- the KLHL34 gene encoding kelch-like protein 34: protein MSYFLSYCKAHCNAVLAQYQTLRSEGFLCDILLKVKENEFPAHKSLLACSSDYFRAMFKSYTQESKASVIHLQVISPTGLQHVLDFIYTSLLPLSFESLEDTLEAASYLQVTDAIALCNQYLVNNLTLENCCFSANVARKFYLPEALAATKKYIINNLWKLLDLDFAGLLQLNFRSLLAVVESPDLPMVKETCLLNLVLMWLKQDTSRLAHRGSLLEHIRYGLIPVEDLRKTYTQSEVPLTAGIKCLIIKAINYHTSIFRQPVLQDKSTTLRNQKTRIILLGGGTASEGLITDVVAFDVYNHRWRALTQVQDRVQNHSLCVVGNFLYVLGGEIEGGAPGDAKTDKVLSVTNKVHRYDPRFNRWTQITGMLEKRCQFSCCVLGNSICAIGGRGENGLLHSSVEVYDISRDRWMKARELPCKIHGHAGAICKNTIYISGGKCTDQANTSKDVYSLSSLEGQWMKQAPMSIARFGHQMATIREAIFTFLGLYEPFSEIERYDPDQNQWTRLRPLTYDRFCYGLALVEETALLIGGKKWQDSQEVPTQDVVGYDIDNDGWEEICKAPLPWWGLQCAVLQLSEETDEQDSDTQQKKQPSC, encoded by the coding sequence ATGAGTTACTTCCTGTCCTATTGCAAAGCACATTGCAATGCTGTGCTCGCCCAGTACCAGACCCTGAGATCAGAAGGCTTTCTGTGTGATATTTTgctgaaagtgaaggaaaatgaaTTTCCTGCACACAAGTCCTTGCTGGCATGCTCCAGTGACTACTTTCGAGCCATGTTCAAAAGTTACACCCAAGAATCTAAAGCCAGTGTAATTCATCTGCAAGTTATCTCGCCCACTGGCCTCCAGCATGTCCTGGATTTCATTTATACTTCCTTGTTGCCCCTTTCTTTTGAAAGCCTGGAGGATACCTTGGAAGCTGCAAGTTACTTGCAAGTGACTGATGCTATTGCCTTGTGCAATCAGTACTTGGTTAACAATCTTACCTTggaaaactgctgtttttctgCCAATGTCGCCAGAAAGTTCTATCTTCCAGAAGCTTTAGCAGCAACCAAAAAATACATTATCAATAATCTTTGGAAGCTGCTGGACTTGGATTTTGCAGGACTGCTTCAGCTGAACTTCAGGTCTTTGCTAGCAGTGGTTGAATCACCAGACCTGCCCATGGTGAAAGAAACCTGCTTGCTGAATCTTGTGCTGATGTGGCTGAAGCAGGACACGTCCAGGCTGGCTCACAGAGGCAGCCTTTTAGAGCACATAAGATATGGACTCATCCCGGTGGAAGATCTGAGAAAAACCTACACTCAGTCAGAGGTGCCCCTCACTGCAGGTATTAAGTGCTTGATCATTAAAGCAATAAATTATCATACATCTATTTTCAGACAGCCTGTCCTGCAGGATAAGTCCACCACTCTGAGGAACCAGAAGACTCGCATCATTCTGCTGGGGGGAGGGACAGCAAGCGAGGGGCTCATCACCGATGTGGTAGCCTTTGATGTTTACAATCACAGATGGCGAGCTCTCACGCAAGTGCAGGACAGGGTGCAGAACCACAGCCTGTGTGTGGTGGGGAACTTCCTCTATGTGCTGGGTGGGGAAATAGAAGGTGGTGCTCCAGGAGACGCAAAAACTGACAAGGTCTTATCGGTTACTAACAAGGTCCATCGTTATGATCCGAGATTTAACAGGTGGACACAAATCACTGGCATGCTGGAAAAGAGATGCCAGTTTTCTTGTTGTGTCCTAGGCAACAGTATTTGTGCCATTGGTGGGAGAGGTGAGAATGGGTTGCTGCATTCATCTGTGGAAGTCTACGATATCAGCAGGGACAGATGGATGAAGGCCAGGGAATTGCCATGCAAGatacatggccatgccggagccaTTTGCAAGAACACTATATACATCTCGGGCGGCAAATGCACAGATCAAGCCAACACAAGTAAGGACGTATATTCTCTGAGCTCGCTGGAAGGGCAGTGGATGAAACAAGCCCCCATGAGCATTGCTCGGTTTGGGCACCAGATGGCAACAATCAGAGAAGCCATATTCACATTTTTAGGACTATATGAACCATTCTCTGAAATAGAAAGATATGACCCTGATCAAAACCAATGGACTCGTTTGAGGCCATTGACCTATGATCGATTTTGCTATGGCCTGGCACTTGTAGAAGAAACTGCACTTCTTATTGGGGGAAAGAAGTGGCAAGACTCACAGGAAGTCCCCACTCAAGATGTGGTTGGCTACGATATCGACAACGATGGCTGGGAAGAGATCTGCAAAGCTCCCTTGCCTTGGTGGGGACTACAGTGTGCGGTGCTGCAGCTTTCTGAAGAGACCGATGAACAGGACAGTGACACCCAACAAAAGAAGCAGCCAAGCTGCTGA